In Rattus rattus isolate New Zealand chromosome 9, Rrattus_CSIRO_v1, whole genome shotgun sequence, a genomic segment contains:
- the Il4 gene encoding interleukin-4 codes for MGLSPHLAVALFCFLVCTGNRIHGCKDSPLREIINSLNQVTEKGTPCTEMFVPDVLTATRNTTENELICRASRVLCKFYFQREVPPCLKNKSGELRKLCRGVSSLHSLKSCTMNESTLTTLRDFLESLKSILRGKYLQSCTSMS; via the exons ATGGGTCTCAGCCCCCACCTTGCTGTCGCCCTGTTCTGCTTTCTCGTATGTACCGGGAACCGTATCCACGGATGTAAGGACAGCCCTCTGAGAGAGATCATCAACTCTTTGAACCAGGTCACAGAAAAAGGG ACTCCATGCACCGAGATGTTTGTACCAGACGTCCTTACGGCAACAAGG AACACCACGGAGAACGAGCTCATCTGCAGGGCTTCCAGGGTGCTTTGCAAATTTTACTTCCAACGTGAGGTACCTCCGTGCTTGAAGAACAAATCTGGTGAACTGAGGAAACTCTGTAGAGGCGTCAGCAGtctgcactcactg AAAAGCTGCACCATGAATGAGTCCACGCTCACAACACTGAGAGACTTCCTGGAAAGCCTAAAAAGCATCCTACGAGGGAAATACTTGCAGTCCTGCACTTCCATGTCCTAA